The following coding sequences are from one Geothrix sp. window:
- the secY gene encoding preprotein translocase subunit SecY has product MNRLRNLFAIPELRKRLLFTLLLLAIYRLGVHVSVPGVNAENLAAALRRGGGGLFDVIDLFSGGAFKKFSIFALGIAPYITASIVLQLMGAVVPYLENLQKKEGEAGRAKINQWTRYLTVGLAFVQGLGIASLAQSQNAPGLEVVTSSISPTAFRFLAAFTLAVGTMFVMWIGEQITERGIGNGISLLIFAGIVAGLPQALTTLTVMITQSLKGAANVPPPGIFILLIAAMTVVLLAVVLVENAYRRIPIHYARRADSAGMSSQRSSYMPLKVNTAGVMPVIFASSVIFFPATIAQFTRWEWLAKAASYVSPQTHFWVYTPVFVGVVIFFAFFYTSIVFNPDETAENMKRSGGYIPGIRPGKETSIFMDGILSKLTFVGAIYLALVSLVPLLITNNIQGLNFYFGGTSLLIVVGVAMDSAAQLESLLVMRRYDGFLEKGRIRGRSTRGGAA; this is encoded by the coding sequence ATGAACCGCCTCAGGAACCTCTTCGCCATCCCGGAGCTGCGCAAGCGGCTCCTCTTCACCCTGCTCCTCCTGGCCATCTACCGGCTGGGCGTGCACGTCAGCGTGCCCGGGGTGAATGCCGAGAACCTGGCGGCAGCGCTTCGTCGCGGCGGCGGCGGCCTCTTTGACGTCATCGACCTCTTCTCGGGCGGTGCCTTCAAGAAGTTCTCCATCTTCGCCCTCGGCATCGCCCCCTACATCACGGCCAGCATCGTGCTGCAGCTGATGGGCGCCGTCGTCCCCTACCTGGAGAACCTCCAGAAGAAGGAAGGCGAAGCCGGCCGCGCGAAGATCAACCAGTGGACCCGCTACCTGACCGTGGGTCTGGCCTTCGTGCAGGGGCTGGGCATCGCCTCCCTGGCGCAGAGCCAGAACGCGCCGGGCCTCGAAGTCGTGACCAGCTCCATCTCCCCGACGGCGTTCCGCTTCCTGGCGGCCTTCACGCTGGCGGTGGGCACCATGTTCGTCATGTGGATCGGTGAGCAGATCACCGAGCGGGGCATCGGCAACGGCATCAGCCTGCTGATCTTCGCCGGCATCGTGGCAGGCCTGCCCCAGGCGCTGACCACCCTGACGGTGATGATCACCCAGTCCCTGAAGGGTGCTGCGAACGTCCCGCCCCCGGGCATCTTCATCCTGCTCATCGCGGCCATGACCGTGGTGCTGCTGGCCGTGGTGCTGGTGGAGAACGCCTACCGGCGCATCCCCATCCACTACGCCCGCCGGGCCGACTCGGCCGGCATGTCCAGCCAGCGCAGCTCCTACATGCCCCTGAAGGTGAACACCGCCGGCGTGATGCCCGTCATCTTCGCCAGCTCGGTGATCTTCTTCCCGGCGACCATCGCCCAGTTCACCCGCTGGGAATGGCTGGCCAAGGCAGCTTCTTATGTGAGCCCGCAGACCCACTTCTGGGTCTACACCCCGGTCTTCGTGGGCGTGGTGATCTTCTTCGCCTTCTTCTACACCAGCATCGTCTTCAACCCCGATGAGACCGCCGAGAACATGAAACGGTCCGGGGGCTACATTCCGGGCATCCGCCCCGGGAAGGAAACCAGCATCTTCATGGATGGCATCCTGTCCAAGCTGACCTTCGTGGGGGCCATCTACCTGGCCCTGGTCTCCCTGGTGCCCCTGCTCATCACCAACAACATCCAGGGCCTCAACTTCTACTTCGGCGGCACCAGCCTGCTGATCGTGGTGGGCGTGGCCATGGACAGTGCCGCCCAGCTGGAGAGCCTGCTGGTCATGCGCCGCTACGACGGGTTCCTGGAGA
- the rplO gene encoding 50S ribosomal protein L15, translated as MKLNELRPAEGATKTRKRLGRGKGSGLGKTSGRGEKGQKSRSGYRGKRGFEGGQMPLVRRLPKRGFTNIFAPETKEITLSLISIHFKDGETVTLDALRDKKLVNSRVEKIVVLASGELTAKVNVVADRITKGAREAILAKGGTIQEPAAKSAE; from the coding sequence ATGAAGCTCAACGAACTCCGCCCCGCAGAGGGCGCCACCAAGACCCGCAAGCGGCTCGGCCGCGGCAAGGGCTCCGGCCTCGGCAAGACCTCCGGTCGCGGCGAGAAGGGCCAGAAGTCCCGCTCCGGCTACCGCGGCAAGCGCGGCTTCGAGGGCGGCCAGATGCCCCTCGTCCGTCGCCTTCCCAAGCGCGGCTTCACCAACATCTTCGCTCCGGAAACCAAGGAGATCACCCTCAGCCTCATCTCCATCCACTTCAAGGATGGCGAGACGGTGACCCTCGATGCCCTGCGCGACAAGAAGCTCGTCAACTCCCGCGTCGAGAAGATCGTGGTGCTGGCCAGCGGCGAACTCACCGCCAAGGTGAACGTCGTTGCCGATCGCATCACCAAGGGCGCCCGGGAAGCCATCCTGGCCAAGGGCGGCACCATCCAGGAGCCCGCCGCGAAGTCGGCCGAGTAA
- a CDS encoding uL30 family ribosomal protein, whose protein sequence is MSQFIGKQVVLTLKRSIICTTPKHRAFMQTLCLKRPGDTRECEYTPNVHGMVKLVPHLIDVKVKG, encoded by the coding sequence ATGTCGCAGTTCATCGGCAAGCAGGTGGTGCTGACCCTCAAGCGCTCCATCATCTGCACCACTCCCAAGCACCGCGCCTTCATGCAGACCCTCTGCCTGAAGCGTCCCGGCGATACCCGCGAATGCGAATACACCCCCAACGTCCACGGGATGGTCAAGCTCGTTCCCCATCTCATCGACGTCAAGGTGAAGGGGTAG
- the rpsE gene encoding 30S ribosomal protein S5 has product MAIAEVKDNKESRNPEAGEFKDQVIYVGRVTKVVKGGKNFSFSALVVVGDGNGKVGFGLGKALEVPSAIKKGIESAKRNMIRVPLTPNGSLPHPVTGIFGSGSVLLKPAPEGTGIIAGAAVRAIMEAAGIHNVMTKSLGSSNPHNVVRATFEGLRELMDPYTVLTNRGLDQAEV; this is encoded by the coding sequence ATGGCGATCGCAGAAGTCAAAGACAACAAGGAATCCCGCAACCCCGAAGCCGGGGAATTCAAGGACCAGGTCATCTACGTCGGCCGCGTCACCAAGGTCGTGAAGGGGGGCAAGAACTTCTCCTTCTCTGCGCTGGTGGTGGTGGGCGACGGCAATGGCAAGGTCGGCTTCGGTCTCGGCAAGGCCCTCGAAGTGCCCTCGGCCATCAAGAAGGGCATTGAGAGCGCCAAGCGCAACATGATCCGGGTCCCCCTCACCCCGAACGGCAGCCTGCCGCACCCGGTGACGGGCATCTTCGGCTCCGGCAGCGTGCTGCTGAAGCCCGCCCCCGAGGGCACCGGCATCATCGCCGGCGCCGCGGTCCGCGCGATCATGGAAGCCGCCGGCATCCACAACGTGATGACGAAGAGCCTGGGCTCCTCCAACCCCCACAACGTGGTTCGCGCCACGTTCGAAGGGCTGCGGGAACTCATGGATCCCTACACGGTCCTGACCAATCGGGGCCTGGATCAGGCGGAGGTTTAA